A stretch of the Dechloromonas sp. TW-R-39-2 genome encodes the following:
- a CDS encoding YbhB/YbcL family Raf kinase inhibitor-like protein, producing the protein MMRKLLLAAALAATSTFAVATDFELSSPDIKPGSMIDKRFEFNGFGCSGENKSPALQWRGAPAGTQSFAVTVYDPDAPTGSGWWHWSVIDLPAEVHALAADAGAVGGAKLPAGAKHVRIDYGVAGWGGTCPPQGDKAHRYIFTVYALKTAKIEIPADATAALAGYMINANTLGKASFVAHYGRAKAN; encoded by the coding sequence ACTTGCCGCTACGTCGACCTTCGCTGTGGCGACCGATTTCGAGTTGAGCAGCCCGGATATCAAGCCCGGCAGCATGATCGACAAGCGTTTCGAGTTCAATGGTTTCGGTTGCTCCGGCGAAAACAAATCGCCCGCCTTGCAGTGGCGCGGCGCCCCCGCCGGCACCCAAAGCTTTGCCGTCACCGTATACGATCCAGATGCACCGACCGGTTCGGGTTGGTGGCATTGGTCAGTCATCGATCTGCCCGCCGAAGTGCACGCCTTGGCGGCGGATGCCGGGGCGGTCGGTGGCGCAAAACTGCCGGCCGGTGCGAAGCATGTACGGATCGATTACGGTGTCGCTGGATGGGGCGGCACTTGTCCGCCGCAAGGTGACAAAGCGCATCGTTACATTTTCACGGTCTACGCCCTGAAGACAGCCAAAATCGAAATCCCGGCCGATGCCACCGCAGCACTGGCCGGCTACATGATCAATGCGAACACCCTTGGCAAGGCCAGTTTTGTGGCCCACTACGGTCGCGCCAAAGCGAACTGA
- a CDS encoding TonB-dependent receptor translates to MPVKSFRTSPLTAALLLAFSGSTQAAGVPTLQEVTVSSGQQNLIGVADSATEGTVTAKQLANRPLLRPAEVLETVPGMIVTQHSGDGKANQYFLRGFNLDHGSDFSTHVMGMPANMVTHGHGQGYMDLNFLIPELISSVKYRKGVYAADDGDFATAGSARIDYQRSLASPFVDMSIGRNGFRRLVTAGSSEMAGHQLLGALELAGNDGPWDQPENLKKTNIVLRLSNGTTNNGYAVTAMAYKADWRATEHVPERAIQSGEIGRYGALSANDGGKTHRYSLSGEWARTGEEGATRANVYLIDYGLNLFSAPSGYINGLNGDQHEQADERRIWGGQASRSWFLGPQFKDSEITAGVSLRQDRISHVGLYSTENRQRTNTVREDRINETALGFYLEARSQWTPWLRSNIGLRRDEIRAQASALGGANNMSNGGDISAGQTSPKLGITIGPFNLLGATEFYANWGNGFHSNDVRGATARTNPQDGSATMAVPLLVKARGSEIGMRAAPLRGWHTSLSLWQMDLASELVFIGDEGITEPKGASQRHGIEWSNYIVPTDGLIIDADLALSEARFKTANADNGGRHVPNAIPLTASLGLTADQGGRYFGGLRLRYIGAYALEETAHEKSTAFWMTNLKAGYRYDRQLQFTLDVLNLFDKKANDIEYWGGACTRSEAANGSCGGGIDGRLVHPIEPRTLRLGMRFTF, encoded by the coding sequence ATGCCAGTGAAATCGTTTAGAACATCGCCCCTGACAGCCGCCCTGCTGCTTGCTTTTTCAGGTAGCACCCAGGCGGCCGGCGTGCCGACGCTGCAAGAAGTGACCGTCAGCAGCGGCCAGCAGAATCTGATCGGCGTTGCCGATTCGGCCACCGAAGGAACGGTCACCGCCAAACAACTGGCCAATCGTCCCTTGTTGCGGCCGGCCGAAGTACTTGAAACGGTGCCGGGGATGATCGTCACGCAACACTCCGGCGACGGCAAGGCCAACCAGTATTTCCTGCGCGGTTTCAATCTCGATCACGGCAGCGACTTTTCAACCCACGTCATGGGCATGCCGGCCAACATGGTCACCCATGGCCATGGTCAGGGTTACATGGATCTGAACTTCCTGATCCCGGAACTGATCTCCAGCGTCAAATACCGCAAGGGCGTCTATGCAGCGGACGATGGCGATTTCGCCACGGCCGGCTCGGCCCGGATCGATTATCAGCGTAGCCTGGCCAGCCCGTTTGTCGACATGAGCATCGGCCGCAACGGTTTTCGCCGCCTGGTGACGGCGGGCAGCAGCGAAATGGCCGGTCACCAGTTGCTCGGCGCACTGGAGCTGGCCGGTAACGACGGCCCCTGGGATCAGCCGGAAAACCTGAAAAAGACGAATATCGTGCTGCGTCTCTCGAACGGTACGACGAACAATGGCTACGCCGTCACGGCAATGGCTTACAAGGCGGACTGGAGAGCCACCGAACATGTTCCGGAACGCGCCATCCAGAGCGGCGAGATCGGTCGCTACGGTGCGCTGTCAGCCAACGATGGCGGCAAAACGCACCGCTACAGCCTGTCCGGCGAATGGGCCAGAACCGGTGAAGAAGGCGCCACCCGGGCCAACGTATATCTGATCGATTACGGGCTCAATCTTTTCTCCGCCCCGTCCGGCTACATCAACGGACTGAATGGCGACCAGCACGAGCAGGCTGACGAGCGACGCATCTGGGGCGGCCAGGCCAGCCGCAGCTGGTTTCTCGGTCCACAGTTCAAGGACAGCGAAATTACCGCCGGCGTCTCACTGCGTCAGGACCGGATCAGCCACGTTGGCCTGTACAGCACGGAGAATCGCCAGCGCACCAACACCGTCCGCGAAGACCGCATCAACGAGACAGCACTCGGTTTCTATCTCGAAGCGCGTAGCCAGTGGACTCCATGGCTGCGCAGCAACATCGGCCTGCGCCGCGACGAAATCCGGGCCCAGGCCAGCGCCCTGGGTGGCGCCAACAACATGAGCAATGGCGGCGATATCAGCGCCGGCCAGACCAGCCCCAAACTCGGCATCACCATCGGCCCCTTCAACCTGCTCGGCGCCACCGAGTTTTACGCCAACTGGGGCAACGGCTTCCACAGCAACGATGTACGCGGTGCAACAGCAAGAACCAACCCGCAGGACGGTTCGGCGACGATGGCCGTCCCGCTGCTAGTCAAGGCCCGCGGCTCGGAAATCGGTATGCGTGCCGCGCCACTGCGCGGCTGGCATACCAGCCTGTCACTGTGGCAAATGGATCTGGCCTCCGAGCTGGTGTTCATCGGCGATGAAGGCATCACCGAACCCAAGGGCGCCTCGCAACGGCACGGCATCGAATGGTCCAACTACATCGTGCCGACCGATGGCCTGATCATCGATGCCGATCTGGCCCTGTCCGAAGCCCGCTTCAAGACAGCCAACGCCGATAACGGCGGACGCCATGTACCGAATGCCATCCCGCTGACCGCTTCGCTCGGCCTGACGGCCGACCAGGGCGGCCGCTATTTTGGCGGCCTGCGCCTGCGCTATATCGGGGCCTACGCCCTTGAAGAAACGGCGCATGAAAAATCGACGGCCTTCTGGATGACCAACTTGAAAGCCGGTTACCGCTACGATCGCCAGCTTC